TGTTGGTGCATTATAGGTTGCACTAGTTGCGCCACTTATTGCTGTGCCGCCAGTGTTCACTTTACTAGAAGCTTTATACCACTGGTAACTGAGTGTTCCTTGTGATACATTTGCTCCTATTGTAAGACCCGCTGCTCCGCTCAAAGTAGTTGCCTTATCAGTTGGTTGGCTTGTAATAGTAGGTGTTGCTGCACTACTTGTAGCACTAACGACTACGGATACCGCATTACTTGTCGTTGTTGCTGTCTTGATTCCTGTCGCTGTATTGTCCGTATTGGTAACAACGCAATAATAGTAGTTGGTACCCTCCGCATTTGTTGGTGCATTGTATGTTGCGCTTGTTGCACCACTTATTGCTGTACCGCCAGTGTTTACTTTGCTAGAGGCTTTATACCACTGGTAACTAAGTGTCCCTTTAGATACAGAGCTGACTACCGTTAAATCTGCTGCGCCACCTACTTTTATAGTTTTATCAGTTGGCTGGCTAGAGATTGTTGGAGCTTTAGCATCTGGTGACGGTTGAGCGGAATCATTTGCTGCTTTAATAATTGGCGCAATCGTATTTACAAAATTGTTTCCGTTCGCTTCATCCCAACCAATGGACCATGTCATAATTCCGCGGTAAGTAGGATATTTGGCAAGCAAGGTATTTAGAGCGGAAGCATAGACTGAAACGCTTTGTGCCCCATTACCTGCACCGTTCGTGGAAGGTACTCCAAAAGCAACTTGATCTGGTCGTAGCCCTGCAAAAGTCCCTTTATCCATCGTTACAAATCCTGTAATCAGCATCTCAGAAAGGCGAGTGTATCCTTCTGCAGAATAAACTTGTGCAAAAGGTGCACCGGCATTTGCTGATGGCTGTAACCAAGCGAAGTCGCCATTAAAACCGTTATAGTATTGCGGGTGAATGTATGTCAAAATGTCACGAGTAGCGTTAAGAACCGGTAGAAATGCTCCACCATTACCTGTGCTGATTGCCCCATTTTGAACATAGCAATACTCAGGGGCCGCAGAAATAATGAAGTCAGATCCGTAAGTAGTTTTCAGATTGCGGAGTAAATATTCCAAGTTGATGGACTGCTGTGAAGTAAGTTGGCCAATTTTGTCAGTACTCATAACAGCTATGGAACTACCCTCGAAATCAACATCAAAACCGTCAAATCCGTATTCATTAATAATACTTTTAACTCCGCTCAAGAAAGTATCTCGCTGCGCAGCATTATCCATATGAACAACACCATTTTGTCCACCGCAAGAAATAACAATTTTCTTACCTTGCGCTTGTAACGTTTTAATATCTGCTTTAAAAGCTGCTATTTGCTGTGCCTCTGTACCTGGATAGACTGCCGAAAGATCCATTGCTAAATTCGGCGTATAGTAGTTTCCTTTCGTCTCGATAAATGAAACGTTGATGACATCCCAGCCCGAACTTGCTTGAGCTAATGTTTTTTTCGATCCACCGTTGCCACCCAGCCAGTAACCTATGTTCACATGCGGTTTAAGTTGTGTACTTGATGCCGCAGATACATGTGTTGTGAATGCCATCACGGCGGAGAGTACTAGAATAATAGCTAATCCTGCTGTCAGAATATTTCTTTTCAATGATACGTTCATGAAAAAATCCCCCTAATATAATCATTATTATTACCGTGGTGAGATACTCTGATGTTACTTCCCTCTAAAAAAATTCCCAACCTTAAATAGACGCTAACCTTAGTAAGTGACCAAACAATACATTTTTTCCAACTAGTAAAAATCACCCTTTCGTATCATTCTATTTTTCACTAGATTTCTTCTAGGTTGATTGGGAATTGTCTTTGTATTAATGAACTAGTTGATGGACATTTATTCTCGCTATAAAAGAATACGCTTCCATGGATATTATTATCAAAAATTCCCATATGTTCATATTAAGATAAAGTTATACAAATGTCAATTTTAACCGCTAATTTCTGAATATGATTCTGTAGTAATTTTTTTCTCCTCGTGCATTGAGATATGCTTATGTTGCACATTTGCAAAAAATGATGCAGTGACAAAGACAATCGAAGCAGACATTATTTAGATAATATGTAATAGCTTTTATATCCTGATAATCAAGTAGACGGTTCAATTTCATGCTAGACATGTATGTTACTACAGTGCTCAGTTGCTGATATTCACTCAAATTTAGCGAGCCTTTAATTCGTGATAGTTGTTGTTAATATCCATGGATATACAACTCTAGCATAGGATTTACTCGTATAGCTATATTTGTAAGCCTCGCAGTCATCATAAATGCCCCTGCTGTTGGGTAGGCTCTTACCACTACTTGGTCGCACTCAGGACCTTCACCCGTTAAGGTTTATCCATACTGGGCAAACTAAAAAGTAGCCCCTGTTGAGAAGACTACTCTTGTTTGTTTTGTGAAGAATTAGCCTATCAAAGCCTAGGACATGACCTCTTCTTATCAATTTTATATACGAGAACTATCAGTAATATCCATACACCAATTGTAGCAACATAGCCTAATATGAGATTAGTATCTTCACCCGCGACCACATCCATTGTAGCTGCTGACGTATTATATATTTTTGATACAGTAAGAAGCATTAGATTTTTCAAATCAAAACCGCCTAAATTAGGGACAAGTAGCATATACAAAAACAAAGCAATGATACTAACTAGTGTTGACCTTACAGCAGTTGTTAATAGAAAAAAGAATACTCCAAACAAAATGAGAACCACTGATTGATAAAGAAACTGTAAGGGTACCTCTTTCAAATAGTTCACGCTTGTATTTGCCTGTACACCAACGAATAAATTAAATAAGTATTGGATAACTATGGAGAGCAATGTAGTAACCAAAACTACGCCAATTGCCATGATTATGATGGAAAAAAACTTACTAAAAAAAAGATTTTTATAACCTTTTAATAATAACTGATTTTTGATAGTCTTGTGCTTAAAGTCAAAGAATGCCACATGACAACTATAAATACCAAAAATAATAGGTAAAAATAATATCGCGATGGATGTAAAGATTTGATTTGGAGCATTTAACGGATTTAATGCCACTTTAGCTGCAATCACACGATAATAATCGTATTTCAATATGTTACTTATTTCCTCAGAATTACCATCCGTCTTAATTTCTAACTCCTCCGAAAGGGCTTGTTTCAGCGTAATACCATCTTTTTCATACATTTCCATTGAACTATTAAATCTAGCCTCTTTTAGATGTAAAGAATTGTACTGCGAATAGCTAGAAAAACTACATAATATAACAAGAAACATAAATAATGTAATAATATACTTCGCCTTCCACTGATAAAAAAATTGAACCTTAACATTATCCCACAAACTTTTCATACACCTTCTCCAAATCTGTAAAATCATTTATATCTACCTGAACTAGCTTTTTGTCATTAATAACGAAAACTTCATCTAGTATTTGATTGTAAAAATCAAATTGATGCCCACAAACTAGAATAAGTGTTTCTTTTTTACATGCTATTAATAAATTTTTGACCTGTTTTGCAGTATCATAATCTAGACCATTAGATACTTCATCTAAAATAAGCAATTGTGGGTTTGTAAACATAGCGATAAGAATGGCTAGAATCTTTTTTTGGCCAAGTGAATAGGATTTCACTTTTCTATTTAATACACTCTCATCTATGTACTTCAACAGCAATTCTCGTTCGCTATCTCCCAAATTTTTGCCCACTAATAAAGCAATATTATCAAATGCATTTAAATTACTATATAAATGTGATTCATCAAAAACTGTAGCAACATTTACTGGTTTTATAACTTCACCAGAGTAGTCTTCAAAGCCCATAATGCAGTTAAAAAATGTTGTTTTACCAGCACCATTTTTTCCTAAGAAAAAAATAATACCTGCGGAATCAAGTAGCATATTAAAATTTGATAGTATAGTTTTATTTTTGTACTTTTTCTCTAAATTTATAATTTCTAGCACTTTTACACTCCTTTTCATTCCGATAAGTATCGACTAAAGTTGAAGCAGTTACAATTTGGATAAACTTCCCATTGTAACTGCTTCAGTACTTCAATATAACATGCCTATTTTAGATACCCTGAACCATTTGATTTTACTCGATAATAGTCTGATCGGTCGAACTCTGCAAATGAAACATCACCCCAAGGACTTGGTGAGCCAATTTTATACGTTTTTGTCCCTCTATAATCTTTATATCCCGTACCATTTGCATAGTTTGTTATTCCAGCTTTTCTAATTATATTAGGAAAAATATATTGTGCTTCTTGCCATTTGCTATTTTCTGCTACAGTAGTACCATTATATCTGTAATTTATAAAATCTTTACAATATGCTGCAAACCCACCTCTTTTATAAGAATATGTCTTATTTTTGAAAGCTGATGCTCTAAGTAAGCTTGGCGTAGCCTGCACATTATCATCTGTTACTTCCTCAACTCCGACATTATCAATTTCAGAAATTGCTTGGGACGCATCTACATTGAGTTGTTCTACTTCCGTTACCGCATTTAAATCGCTAACATTTTCTTCTGCATTAACATTAAGAGCTGGTGCCACTACTGTGAGTAAAAATGAACAAGATAGCGTTAGCGCTATCATTTTAACTTTTTTACTACTAATTACGTTCTGCATAATCTAATCTCCCTTTTCTCTGTATTTTATTAACAGTCCTTATTATATACTTCCCTTCAAATAATGTCAATGATTACAATGATATGTAAATAGAGAATTTCAATTTGATGGCAGATAGCCTTTTCAGCATGTTTTTTCGTATAGCGTTGCCTATCTAGATCTTACTTCCATATTCCGATCCCAAAATTAGCATTAAACCATAAAAAAGTGGTTCTATAATAAATGTTGGGGTAGAAAATAATCTACCTCAGCATTTTTTTGTTCTCATTTCAAGACAAAAAAATACACAGTAATATCAAAATCCTTTAAGATAAAAGTGACGAAACCCAATCCAAAGGAGCGATATTACCATGCCAGACCATTTTATCATACAACTCATCGGTTTAGAAAATAAAAACATCCAACTTCTTGATTATTCGATTGAAAATCATATCTGCCACATTCATATCCAACTAAAACGAAAAAAACATGCCTGCCCCTCTTGTAAAACACGGACAGATCGCATTAAAGACTATCGTACGCACACTTTCCAACATCTAAAAGTCGCAGAAAAACGTGTCTATGTGCACTATCGAAAACGCAGATATGCTTGTTCCTGCGGAAAATCATTTGATGAAAAAAATCAAGGACTTGTGGCACGCTATCAGCGTTTTTCAACGCTTTGGCACCAAGCGGCCCTTTTTCATAGTATTTCCGCTCCGTCCTTTACTTATACTGCCAGAACGTTTGGGACCACCGCACCTAAAATTATGCGTCTATTCGACGCGCGTACAGAAGCCTTTTCCACGCCTCCCGTCTCTCTTCCTAAGGTCATCGCTATCGATGAGTTCAAGGGAGATACCGACAAAGGCAAATTTCAACTCATTATCGCTGATCCCATGACTCGTCGCCCCATTGATATCTTAGAAAACCGTCGCGCCAAAACCATTCAACGTTATTTAAGAGAACGCGGGCAGCAGGTAGAGATGGTTATCATGGATTTGAGTTCGACCTTCAAAAACGCCGTGCAACAAGCCCTTGACAAACCAGTTATTATTGCCGATTCTTTCCACTTCTCTCGCTACATCTATTGGGCGCTGAATAAAGTCCGCGTTCGTGTCCAACAACGTTTTTCAGAAAAAGATCGAAAACACGGGAAACGGATACAAAAACTCCTTTTCAAGCGATCTCATAAGCTGGACACAGCGCAAAAAAGCATCATTCGCCGTTACTTAAGCTTGCACCCTGATCTACAAACCGCCTACACCATCAAGGAAGCCTATCAGGCTTGGTTTGATGCCAATAAAGCACAAGAACGCCACGACGTTCGTCAATCCTTACACGATTTCTATCAACTCGTACAAGACAAACAGCTTCCAGAATTCATAAAAGCTATCGGTACTTTCCGACGCTGGGAAACAGAAATCATCAATGCCTTCATTTACCCACATCTGTCCAATGGTTTCGTAGAAGGAATTAACAACCGAACCAAAGTTATCAAGCGCACTTCTTATGGCTATCAAAACTTTTCACGATTCCGTGCCAAAATACTTGCCCAGCATTTTATCAAAGATTTTGACATTTCTGTAGGTTAAAAAGAGGTACAAGCCATTGTTTCTCTAGCTTGTACTTCGATATTTCACCCCAACAATTGACAAAGAGCCAAAAAAGTAGCCTCAAATCAAGAGGCTACTTTTTTATGAGAATCATATTAACCAATCGAACCTTCCATTTCGAACTTAATCAAACGGTTCATTTCGACAGCGTATTCCATTGGTAATTCTTTTGTAAATGGCTCAATGAAGCCCATGACGATCATTTCTGTTGCTTCTTCTTCTGTTACGCCACGGCTCATCAGATAGAATAGTTGTTCCTCGGATACTTTGGAAACTTTTGCTTCGTGTTCTAAGGAAATGTCGCTATTCAAAATTTCATTGTAAGGAATTGTATCAGATGTGGACGCGTTATCCATAATTAACGTATCACACTCGATATTCGAGCGAGATCCTGCTGAATTACGACCAAAGTGAACGATACCACGATAGGTTACGTTACCGCCTTGTTTGGAGATTGATTTTGAGACGATAGTTGACGATGTGTTTGGCGCCAAGTGAAGCATTTTTGCTCCGGCGTCTTGGCGTTGGCCTTTACCAGCAATCGCGATAGAAAGCGTCATACCACGTGCGCCTTCACCGCGAAGATGAACGGCTGGGTATTTCATCGTTAATTTCGAACCGATGTTTCCATCAATCCATTCCATTGTCGCATTTTCATCACAGAAAGTACGCTTGGTTACGAGATTGTACACGTTGTTTGCCCAGTTTTGGATCGTTGTGTAACGGCAATAAGCATCGCTTTTAACAATGATTTCAACAACCGCTGAGTGAAGGGAATTCGTCGTGTAAACGGGAGCGGTACAGCCTTCCACATAGTTCACGCTTGCGCCTTCGTCCACGATGATTAACGTCCGCTCAAATTGTCCCATATTCTCCGAGTTAATGCGGAAATAAGCTTGTAGCGGTGTATCGACTTTCACGCCTTTTGGAACGTAGATGAACGAGCCACCTGACCAAACTGCTGAGTTAAGCGCCGCGAATTTGTTGTCAGTTGGCGGGATAACTTTTGAGAAATACTCGCGGAAAATATCTTCGTTTTCTTTGAGCGCTGAATCTGTATCTTTGAAGACGATTCCGATGTCTTCAAGATCTTTTTTCAGGTTATGGTAAACTACTTCGGATTCGTACTGCGCGGAAGCTCCGGCAAGATATTTCTGCTCTGCTTCGGGAATTCCGAGTTTGTCGAAGGTGCGTTTGATTTCGTCGGGAACCTCGTCCCAATCGTTTACCGTGTGGTCCGATGGCTTCACGTAATAGCGAATATCTTCAAATTTCAGTTCGGATAAGTCGCCACCCCATTGCGGCATCGGCATTTTATAAAATTGTTCTAAAGACTTCAAGCGGAAATCAAGCATCCACTGAGGTTCTTCTTTAATACTTGAAATTTCTCTCACGATATCTTCTGTCAAGCCGCGTTCACTACGGAAAACGGACGTATCTTTATCATGAAAACCGTATTTATACTCGCCCATTTCTGGAATTTCAGTCATAGTCAAGATCCTCCTTTAAACTTCTTATTTCTTTCCTTCGAATTCAAAAATGGCACGTTCCATGGCTTTCCATGAAAGAGTTGCGCATTTGATTCGAGCTGGGAATTTAGCAACGCCTGATAAAGCTTCGACATCACCGTTTTCGTCGATCACATCATGTTCGTGACCCTGTACCATTTCTGAAAAGTCACGCGACATTTTGAGGGCTTCTTTTTCTGATTTTCCGATAATACTCTCGGTCATCATGGAAGCACTCGCCATCGAAATCGAACATCCGCTACCTGTAAATTTGGCGCCAGTGATGGTTTCATTTTCCACTTTGAGATGGAGATGAATTTCGTCACCACACGTCGGGTTATTCAGGTCAATCGTGACACTTTCATCGTCGAGCGTGCCATTGTTGCGCGGATTTTTGTAGTGATCCATAATAACTTGGCGATATAATTGATCTAATTTGCGACCACTCATAATCCGAAATACTCCTTTGTTAGCTTGAGGCCAGCGATAAACTGGTCGACCTCCTGCTTGGTATTATATACGTAAAAACTTACTCTGGCTGTGGAGGACGTATCCAACCACTTCATGAGCGGCTGTGCGCAATGATGTCCAGCGCGAATTGCAACGCCTTCTTCATCAAGCACTGTCGCGATATCATGGGGATGTGCTCCTTCTAAATTAAACGTAATCAGTCCGCAACGCTTCGTCGCGTCTAGTGGACCATATATCGTAATGCCGTCCAGCTTCTGCATTTCTGCCATCGCATAGGCGGTCAATTCTTCTTCGTGATTGTGAATCAGGTCAAAGCCAATCGTTTCCAAATAGTCAATCGCAGCGCCAAGACCAATCGCTCCTGCAATGTTCGGCGTCCCCGCTTCCATTTTCCACGGCAGTTCTTTCCATGTTGAGTCATGTAACTCGACAAAATCGATCATCTCGCCGCCAAATTCCGTCGGGTTCATCGCATCAAGCAATTCCCGTTTCCCATAAAGCGCGCCGATTCCAGTCGGAGCCATCATTTTATGCCCCGAAAAAGCGTAAAAATCAGCGTCCAATGCGAGTACGTTGACCTTCATATGCGGCACAGCCTGCGCGCCATCAACAACGATAACCGCGCCAACTGAATGCGCCAAATCCGCAATCTCGCGAACCGGTGCAATCGAGCCGATCACATTAGAAACGTGAGCAATCGCGACTATTTTCGTTTTCTTGTTGATCACTTTTGCAGCATTGGCAAGCGTAATCGTCGCGTCCGCGTCCAATTCAATATAAACTAGCGTCGCGCCTGTCCGTTTCGCCAACTGCTGCCACGGAATCAAGTTACTATGATGCTCCAAGTGGGAAATCACAATCTCATCTCCCGCTTGCAAATTCGCGTCACCATAACCGTTTGCAATCATATTAATCGCCGTCGTCGTCCCGCGCGTGAAAATAATTTCCGCCGTCTCGCGTGCACCGATAAAGCGCGCCACCTTCGCCCGGCTTCCTTCATAAGCATCCGTCGCGCGAGCCGCCAGCGTATGAACACCGCGGTGAACGTTCGCATTTTCCCACTCATAATACTTCATGACCGCATCTAAGACCTGCTTCGGTTTTTGGGAAGTAGCCG
The sequence above is drawn from the Listeria weihenstephanensis genome and encodes:
- a CDS encoding glycosyl hydrolase family 18 protein; this translates as MNVSLKRNILTAGLAIILVLSAVMAFTTHVSAASSTQLKPHVNIGYWLGGNGGSKKTLAQASSGWDVINVSFIETKGNYYTPNLAMDLSAVYPGTEAQQIAAFKADIKTLQAQGKKIVISCGGQNGVVHMDNAAQRDTFLSGVKSIINEYGFDGFDVDFEGSSIAVMSTDKIGQLTSQQSINLEYLLRNLKTTYGSDFIISAAPEYCYVQNGAISTGNGGAFLPVLNATRDILTYIHPQYYNGFNGDFAWLQPSANAGAPFAQVYSAEGYTRLSEMLITGFVTMDKGTFAGLRPDQVAFGVPSTNGAGNGAQSVSVYASALNTLLAKYPTYRGIMTWSIGWDEANGNNFVNTIAPIIKAANDSAQPSPDAKAPTISSQPTDKTIKVGGAADLTVVSSVSKGTLSYQWYKASSKVNTGGTAISGATSATYNAPTNAEGTNYYYCVVTNTDNTATGIKTATTTSNAVSVVVSATSSAATPTITSQPTDKATTLSGAAGLTIGANVSQGTLSYQWYKASSKVNTGGTAISGATSATYNAPTSVVGTSYYYCIVTNTDSSATGTSTVTSNAVAVTVNALPAGDTWKADSIYVAGDTAIYQGKTYKAKWWTQGDVPGAAEWGPWELVL
- a CDS encoding ABC transporter permease → MEMYEKDGITLKQALSEELEIKTDGNSEEISNILKYDYYRVIAAKVALNPLNAPNQIFTSIAILFLPIIFGIYSCHVAFFDFKHKTIKNQLLLKGYKNLFFSKFFSIIIMAIGVVLVTTLLSIVIQYLFNLFVGVQANTSVNYLKEVPLQFLYQSVVLILFGVFFFLLTTAVRSTLVSIIALFLYMLLVPNLGGFDLKNLMLLTVSKIYNTSAATMDVVAGEDTNLILGYVATIGVWILLIVLVYKIDKKRSCPRL
- a CDS encoding ATP-binding cassette domain-containing protein; this encodes MLEIINLEKKYKNKTILSNFNMLLDSAGIIFFLGKNGAGKTTFFNCIMGFEDYSGEVIKPVNVATVFDESHLYSNLNAFDNIALLVGKNLGDSERELLLKYIDESVLNRKVKSYSLGQKKILAILIAMFTNPQLLILDEVSNGLDYDTAKQVKNLLIACKKETLILVCGHQFDFYNQILDEVFVINDKKLVQVDINDFTDLEKVYEKFVG
- a CDS encoding lacticin RM, producing the protein MQNVISSKKVKMIALTLSCSFLLTVVAPALNVNAEENVSDLNAVTEVEQLNVDASQAISEIDNVGVEEVTDDNVQATPSLLRASAFKNKTYSYKRGGFAAYCKDFINYRYNGTTVAENSKWQEAQYIFPNIIRKAGITNYANGTGYKDYRGTKTYKIGSPSPWGDVSFAEFDRSDYYRVKSNGSGYLK
- a CDS encoding ISL3 family transposase, encoding MPDHFIIQLIGLENKNIQLLDYSIENHICHIHIQLKRKKHACPSCKTRTDRIKDYRTHTFQHLKVAEKRVYVHYRKRRYACSCGKSFDEKNQGLVARYQRFSTLWHQAALFHSISAPSFTYTARTFGTTAPKIMRLFDARTEAFSTPPVSLPKVIAIDEFKGDTDKGKFQLIIADPMTRRPIDILENRRAKTIQRYLRERGQQVEMVIMDLSSTFKNAVQQALDKPVIIADSFHFSRYIYWALNKVRVRVQQRFSEKDRKHGKRIQKLLFKRSHKLDTAQKSIIRRYLSLHPDLQTAYTIKEAYQAWFDANKAQERHDVRQSLHDFYQLVQDKQLPEFIKAIGTFRRWETEIINAFIYPHLSNGFVEGINNRTKVIKRTSYGYQNFSRFRAKILAQHFIKDFDISVG
- the sufB gene encoding Fe-S cluster assembly protein SufB — its product is MTEIPEMGEYKYGFHDKDTSVFRSERGLTEDIVREISSIKEEPQWMLDFRLKSLEQFYKMPMPQWGGDLSELKFEDIRYYVKPSDHTVNDWDEVPDEIKRTFDKLGIPEAEQKYLAGASAQYESEVVYHNLKKDLEDIGIVFKDTDSALKENEDIFREYFSKVIPPTDNKFAALNSAVWSGGSFIYVPKGVKVDTPLQAYFRINSENMGQFERTLIIVDEGASVNYVEGCTAPVYTTNSLHSAVVEIIVKSDAYCRYTTIQNWANNVYNLVTKRTFCDENATMEWIDGNIGSKLTMKYPAVHLRGEGARGMTLSIAIAGKGQRQDAGAKMLHLAPNTSSTIVSKSISKQGGNVTYRGIVHFGRNSAGSRSNIECDTLIMDNASTSDTIPYNEILNSDISLEHEAKVSKVSEEQLFYLMSRGVTEEEATEMIVMGFIEPFTKELPMEYAVEMNRLIKFEMEGSIG
- the sufU gene encoding Fe-S cluster assembly sulfur transfer protein SufU, encoding MSGRKLDQLYRQVIMDHYKNPRNNGTLDDESVTIDLNNPTCGDEIHLHLKVENETITGAKFTGSGCSISMASASMMTESIIGKSEKEALKMSRDFSEMVQGHEHDVIDENGDVEALSGVAKFPARIKCATLSWKAMERAIFEFEGKK
- a CDS encoding cysteine desulfurase is translated as MTLTQKIQADFPILKQEINEKPLAYLDNAATSQKPKQVLDAVMKYYEWENANVHRGVHTLAARATDAYEGSRAKVARFIGARETAEIIFTRGTTTAINMIANGYGDANLQAGDEIVISHLEHHSNLIPWQQLAKRTGATLVYIELDADATITLANAAKVINKKTKIVAIAHVSNVIGSIAPVREIADLAHSVGAVIVVDGAQAVPHMKVNVLALDADFYAFSGHKMMAPTGIGALYGKRELLDAMNPTEFGGEMIDFVELHDSTWKELPWKMEAGTPNIAGAIGLGAAIDYLETIGFDLIHNHEEELTAYAMAEMQKLDGITIYGPLDATKRCGLITFNLEGAHPHDIATVLDEEGVAIRAGHHCAQPLMKWLDTSSTARVSFYVYNTKQEVDQFIAGLKLTKEYFGL